CAGGGGTTGACTAAACAGAACAACTATCAAAACCACTGTGCTTGCTTCACCTGATGTGGTTATCCATGCAGGTGGTGAGGACCCGGTTTCCAGTGGACGGTGAGAAATAAGCGCTTGTGATGCTTAAAGTGTGGCCGGTCAGCTGGGACACTGGCTCGCTTTTGGTCTTCTTCAGGCGCCTGCTGTCATAAATGCCCACTACCCTGCAGAAATATCTACTTAATAACACAACAGTCCAGCTGACAGGAGAGACTAGTGGACTTCTGAGTCGTACCGGCTCTCTGCAACAGCGAAGTACTGCATCTGCAGAGGATGGACACTCACGCAGTGGAGAGTCTTCGGGTCGATGGGGTGGATGGACTCATGAGAGTTTCTGCAAAGGAAATCGTATCCTTACAAATGTCTTATTCATCCAATTAAAATGCAAGCAGCAGTGATTCTACCCTGGAGTCCGTCGATCAACGATGGCTACCTCTCCAAACCAATTCCCCACCACAAGTGTCGAGCAGTCGTCCGACAAGAAGGCAAACGTTTTCAGGACATCATTGATGTTATACACCTGCAGAAATGGACAAACCTGTTACACATACACAGCTGCTAAATAGTATCTGCACCATCAAAATGTTTCTTCTATCTTTGCTTTCTTGCACCTAAAGGTTTTCAAATAACTTCAGCTGAGCCTCCCtgctaaggtctattcaggggttctggggaggagggtccatcagataatcgaacctcagattcaggaggagcaatgtggtttttgacctggccgtggaacaccagctctatacccttaggggggtcctggaaggtgcgtgggagttcgcctaACTAatcacgtgttttgtggatttggagaaggtgttcaacTGCGTCCCTTAGGAGGATCTGTGGGAGTACGAGGTAGCAGATCTAACTGGCTCTATCACCTAGAGACTctggtcccctagactcactaTATCGGTGTTTGGAACAAGTTAAGGATGGGATGcaatcaaacttcctccagttaaacaaagacaagacgagTTATTTTCTTTGGAAACAATCAGGATAAGATGGAGGTTATTACTAAACTTGGCTCCAGAAGGATAAAGACAATGACTCAGGTTAAAAATCTTGGTGTCatgattgattcagacctgagcttcactggtcacatgatTAAGGcaataactagatcagcgttttatcatcttcatctatGTCCAGACCAGACCTGGGGAAACTCGttaatgtgttcatctccagcaggctggactattgcaacggtcttttgactggtcttccccaaaaaagctgtgaagcaacggcagcttattcagaacgctgctgctagagtcttaagaaccaagagaaccgagcacatcactcctgttcttaagccgggcgtacactgtgcgacttttccactcgtggcactcagcttcagctcaaactgtacgacttcctcgcagagcagatctcacgagccaggcgctcacactgtacgactggtagcaacacgtcggccctaaaaatatgctaaaaatagcagtttttactcaacacgtcagacttttttgtcttgttttgcctgttgtccttcgggagtgctgcaggaggacacacggggatttatgggggttggatgaggaaaacgaaataaagaaagtaaatctgtgtttagtcatcagtttaatttgacatgaacacgacaaacacgtgtagaaattaaaacgaacagcgtgttttATTAGGGAAAGAGCGAGTGAGCAGCGTTGATGCAGCATTGCGCATGcgtgtgagcggttctgatactttttgggtcgcagctgctcgcagcgccgcttcaacagtgtgataccctcacgagggacgagcaaaatatcaaacactccagaagtccgtgcgacctcacgactgctgatcggcagctggtcacgtggtgttaatcgcctcttgtaaccccctgtacactacacgaccgctcggtgcaaaactcgccccgatgtcgtggattctcgcacgactggaaaattggctcaaaaaagtgaaaaagtcgcacagtgtacgcccagctttagatctctacactggttaccagtaaactacagaatccatttcaaagtgcttctactagtttataaatcactcatggccagaatacatgtcagatctcctccAAGTAtagacgcccagcagggctctgagatccttaggaaacagtccgGTGGTAGAACCggttcagaaccaaacagggtgaagctgcttttagctactatgctgctcacagatggaatcagcttcctcatgacctaaaaggtgccccaactctagtaacttataaatcaaaattgaaaatcaGCCTATAAATAAATGTTCTTATTCTGCACGTTCTGCACTTtatttgctcaccctttaactttatttctttttaatttttaaattgtattttatgtcacaatGATGTTAATGtctttgctaatggaaagcacattgaattgcctctgtgtatgaaatgtgctttataaataaagctgccttgcccgtctgactggtgtcagagcttggtctgattgtcggcagtaagttgggctcgttcctggtgagagctggactccaccaaggctgccctttgtaacAGATTTTGTTcagaacttttatggacaggactaGACACAGCCAAGGTGTTAAGTGGACcctttttggtggcctgaggatcgtctCCGCTTTACATTGTTTTTCTCactatgtttattttttttctcatttaaaaatTTTTTAATCTTACTTTTTTATCTTTTTGAATATTTACTGGgccgtgtatatatatacacataaacacataaacacatacatttattttttttgtgaagcacctcgtgatttttatcttgagaagcgctatataaaagattgtttttgttgtctccctttttgcagatgatgtggtcctgttggcgtcatcagaacgtgatcttcagctttcgctggagcggttcgcagcagagtgtgaagcagctgggatgagaatcagctcctctaaatctgaggccatggtcttgagttggaaaagagtagaatgccttccccgggtcagggacgaggtcctgcctcaggtggaggagtttaagcttctctgggtcttgttcacgagtgagggaaaaatggagcgtgagatcgataggcggattggtacaGAGTCTGCAGtggtgcgggcgttgtaccggtctgttgtagaGAAGAGAAAGCTTAGCCAGAAGGCGAAGTTCTCGACTTACCGGTcgagctacgttcctaccctcacctatggtcacgagctttgggtagtgaccgaaagaacaagatcacagatacaagcggccaaaattagttttctctgaagGGAGTCTGggttctctcttagagatagggtgagaaacttggtcatctgggaggggcgtggagtagaccagctgctcctccacaatgaGAGGCTCTGGCATTCtcagctgaccagggaacgccttgggattcccccagaggagctggcccaagtgggtggggagagggaagtctgggtctttcTGTTTAGACTGCTGTCCCcgcaacccgaccccggatatgtggaagagaatggatggatgaaagagctGTTTCTGGTAATGGGTCTCACACCGATGTGGTAAATGTTTTTCATTCAAGCATAAACTACCTCTCTAAGATCAAAGGTCAGCCTTTAGGATCTTCTGCTCCAGAAGAGATTTCATGGTTCCATCATATGCACCAGGTTCTTAAGCAGCACAATAGTCCCAGACCATAACGCTGGCACCAACATGTCTGACTGATGGTGTGTTTAGCCCCACATGAACAGGACACGCACCTTCCAGAAAGTTCTGCTTGGGTCTTGTCAGTCAACAGAATATTCACCCTAAAGTCCAGGGGAGCCTGGCAAATGTGAGatgagccttttttttttttgtttaaacacaGAAGTTTTGTATTTTGTTGTCGAatcgtgacctctgaccttatttTGAACAAAGCCAGTCCTGAAGTTTACGTTTAGAGATGTTCAGCCACCTTTATTCAGTGAGACAAGTTGCACTGAAGGGATTTCCCAATTCTACGAATCTGACTGCACTCAGGCCTGGGTGCGGCTGGAAAAATGTCTCAGCTTTACAAATAACGTGGTTGACAGTTAAGATGAGGAGTTTGTTTGGCCGTAATTTGGATCATTCAGCAAAACATCTGGTTTAGAAAAATAACTTTGGGACTGTAAATAATGTTTCCTCATTAAACGACACATGAAAACCACGTTTTATATTTACTGGGCCGTCTGATACAGAAAGGCGTTTCATCTGCAACATTTAAATAAGCCAAAAAAAACCCACTAAAGAACCCCGTTAAAATGTTAAGACGACCTAAAGAACGAGATTTTAATGACTGACATACGTCATCAAAGACGGCCTTCTCCACATCCATGCAGCGCAGAGATCCATCATAGCTGAGGGTGAGCAGCTGGCTGGGATGAACGGTGGAGAACGCCATGCAGCCCACTGGACGGGTGTGAGGTTCAAAGAGCAGAATGCCATCATCGCCCCAATCAGCGCCCTGACATAATAGAGGTTAgttgtgacatcatcatcatcatcatcataaccagtggACCTTCTCTAAAACACTAACATTAAGGTTCTAATCAGGATAATGGTCGTAAGATCtacttctgccatctagtggtgaaaGGCCTGAGATAACTCACCAAATTCCACAATCCCACTTTTCCCAACttgtctccagcagccagcagcAGGCTGCTGCTGCAGGGGTGAAAAGCTGCAGAGAAGATCCGATCTTTCACCACCTTTGCCACGCTGTTGGCGGTTATCGTCATCTTCTTCAGAGCGGAGCTGTACCTGTGCTCAGACGTGAGGAACTTCCTGGTCATTTACATGAAACATGGCTAATGATTAATAACCTGAACAGTTAAAATAAAACCAAACTGGTCTTACTTGTTCAGACTGAGTTTGGTCGTTCTCTCTTTTGTGTCCTGATACAGAAAATAAAATATTGAATCATCTGAAGAACAAAAATACATCCGACTTTTAAGTTGATGATCAAAATCTTTGGATTCAACAATTTTGTGAGGAGACACGAGTTGAATCAGGGGTGTAGGACTGTTATAAGTCCTACCTCAGAGCAGAGCTCCAGAAGCTCTGAAGGCAGACTGAAATCTTCTTCCATGTTTATTGCATCCATGAGTAGAGGACCAGCAGGCTTCTTGTCTCGATGAAACTTTAAAGCAAGAAATCGAGTCAAATCAGCAAAAGGAAaagtacaaaataaacaaaaagagaCTAATTACagattagggctgctcaattaatcgaattttaatcacgattacgatctgagttttgaacgattataaaaaacaaaacaagccgattatttgctcctcccgcatgcgctgccctgagtagcaaatgaagcgctcctcccacagtgttgccaacttagcgactttgacgctatttccaacagcttttcagacccccttcttgactttttaacttaaaaatacctagcaaacacctcagaaacatctctggtaacccttagctactttctggataactgtcgtcgacgtttcctgcaggttatctaaacactccgcctgccctccggaccgttcttcaggacattataggaaagggaatgatgcagtgatgtgtcagtcgctaaagaaacggctctcagagccggctccctgttggagtaaccagagtgagtgacacacaccgcaccggcggactcctgagccactaaaaacggctaaatgtgcgcgtgcggtgcGCTAaatacacgtgcagcttgcccctgattgctgagaccgggttggggggtggggggtgcagctgtggttgggacaattactacattaaatgatggacttgtaaataaatagtttataaataaggtagaaataagttcctcacactgataaataataactaatctctctgaggacacggtgctagtgcacgctcctacagcaccttgagacACGACTCAAtacatgttatgcaacattttgtgaacatcaatttatttgcattatttgttataaatgccactgtgtaattcttgctgtcagtatttgcaagatattggtatttgggtctgtactggttagacttacatgagttaaaccaaggtctatagcccttgggtcatagactatgagctgtaagtatattggtcgttttatactgggaatcaggagttattttagtgatcatcttgtttcttatttatttttgtcctgattgtgtccTGAGCagatttatgactgaataaaaacaaacaaaatcaacataaattgaaaaatcgtcctaaataatcgtgatctcaatttcagtcaccataatcatgattattatttttgccataatcgagcagccctattacAGATGTGCTTAAAGAAGGCAGGACGTGAGATTTGATACCTCTTCAAAGACCAGCGACCCTCTGGGTTTAGGAGGAAGTGTCCTAActtctgctgctttgttttggagaCGCTGGGATTTACGAACTGGCAGCACTTCCTTCACAGAAGGCTGAGACCTGCAACCGCAAATAATTATACAATTGTAGTATTTTAAAAAGGCAGATATTTTAGTATAATAAAAAGGTAAAAggtgggtttaatgacagcctcaaGTTTCGGCTTTTTGTTTGGAACTAGTTTGTGTAACGACTCTACTTTGGATCCCATCTGAAAAGCACTTTGGTATCATGATTTATTTTAGCCAACTAGAccaaagcacacaaatgtgtgagGATGAGAGCAGCTGTAGGACCAACATGCACTGGGGTGGGCCTATGGTTTTGAACCAGACCGTTCAGCACTTGCAGCAATGATTAAAccctcaaaaaaaaaaatttatttttgtTAGCTTGGTAGGATAATTAATTCCTTTTGCTTGTGAATGAACCCTCCTATGATGCACCATTTGGGATGATCGTACCTCAGCCCCTTCTGTAAACACTTTCGTCGTGTTGACCGCTTCAGGTCTTCTGTTGCCTTCAAATAAAGGAAAACATTAGACACAATAAAAAGATCATAAACAACCACAGACCAACATGATTGGACTCTTCTCAATAAAGATGAGTATTTATTTCTACTTATTCTGTTTGGATTCATTTTTGGCTCCAAGTAAAACTTGTTCCCAGCGTAAGATGGATTCCACAAGGACTTCCTCTGGTTTCCGATCCCATTTGTGGTCTTCATGGACAGGATCTGAAGTCTTCAATCCACAACTTACAGACTCTAAAGAGGTTAGCAATTGAGTACGccgcagctgggatgagagttCACTCTTCCAAACCAGAGGCAATGGTCCTTAACTGGAAAAGAGTGGAATGCTTGTTCCAGGTTAGGAGTGAGCCCGTCTCCAGATGAGGAGTTTACGTGTCATGGCATTTGATTTGCTAGCGATGGTGCAATGATACAAGAGATGGATCGACACATCCGGGCATCTTCACTAATGAAGTCCGCAGTGACAAAAAATGAACAGAGCAAAACGGCAAAGCTCTTGAGGGGTTTCCGCCAGAAAACGAGTTAAGGCTGGCGGATTTGgccatggggggtgggggttgcgCACTccatcccgcagcgctcctctgtgagagcggggcTGGGTTGCACATGttccactgctgtttctcaccagtatcagctgatggaaggctctagttttgttgcgccattcgtgtcagcggacacggtagggtcggggaggggggcgtggCATGACGCTTAGgcctggtgggccgccaggcttataaagcactgggggaaacctcGTCTTGATTTACTGGCCCACCAACCTCCAAACCTCATCAATGGTCAAGAAACGAGCAAGATTCTGGAACCAGGTGGCCAGGCTTTAGAGCagagattcccaaagtgtggtgcgcgcacccctgggggtgcgcgaggtgaaaagtaatggctgcggagctcagagaagtctgtcaaaagtcaccattagcgtagccagaaactcatttgtgggtgggcgtaagaaaatgtaagtgggcccaataaatgtaattgaaaacaagtatattttgcttgtgtgtgtgtgtgtgtgtgtgtgtgtgtgtgtgtgtgtgtgtgtgtggtgtgtggtgtgtggtgtgtggtgtgtgtgtgtgtgtgtgtcctccgcatatgccctagctcaggggtcggcaacccgcggctctggagccgcatgcgcctcttccatccatctgatgtggctctctctgcttgtaaaataatgaatggatatttaaataaaatgctttatattttactgcataaattttacatctgtatgacaattctaaatgtaaagattgtctgcgtaaacctgaacaggtcgaacccggtcttactgtgagaccgggttgacgcgtcacgcttgtgcgtaatcataggcgctttctgagctgaagaggatgtgagattctgggattctcctcagacgccacattggagacaggaacaagcacaattcagccaaagtttcataatcagggaacattttcaaagtgacaagtctctctgagagaccgggtttggaaaactctcgcttcagtggaaggaatcttcccgcatgcgctctggttctgcaatgcgctccaagcccctctccacatcttcagctcgcggtGCACCTTATGTatgtgctgacagtgagctgcgctgagcagtgtccagctcagatgttcagaaggaaatcttttcttgagtgatttagctacatctgcgatttgcgaaacgaataaaatgtcagttagtctgcatgcgtcggggtaattctttctattctttctccgtcaacataaacggccaaatacgggaactgtccggtcaacacaacacaagccctgcttttaactgttctgttttcttgtgacaaTTGTtacaaagagatcaaatttaacttgattaacaccagagccaggcgcactgcgccgttatctccgtcactgtaaatgagggaaaaacaaaatgatcagatccatttctgaccttccccacctacaaagtttactttaattacaacaatcaaacgtgacagagcctggatttgtattctgaacagtctaaaaatgttttaaaaagaaacgtatgacaaaagtggcacctgctcagtaaaaccaccaacagggtgaaaaatatcaaaatattgtaggcagagacgggctacaacttctggatccattttatataaatcgttttattgattatcttcttatgaaagatagctttgacgtacccgagcgaccggtaccggctgctgtcacctgttgtgagcagcgctctgctgtctgagggtaggccccgcccacaacgccgcggctgctgcggtgttttctttactgtgggaaacgggtaataatggctctttgatgggaacagggtgccgacccctggtttagcgtgatgtctgatatatatatatattagggctgggacttaaataaaaaaattaatctaattaattacaggctttgtaattaattaatctcaattaatcgcattttaatcgttcaggaaagtgcgctctcaaagtaaaacttttaattaaaattatgagatagagaatcaaacattaggcaTGGTTATTaccgtaaactaaagcttttaataaaaaaatgcattttaattattcacatgtcactgtgtgatatgaaacaaaacccaaatcaacaaaaatttataattacaaatagaaaacacctgcaaatggttcctgagcctttaaata
This genomic window from Nothobranchius furzeri strain GRZ-AD chromosome 9, NfurGRZ-RIMD1, whole genome shotgun sequence contains:
- the wdr76 gene encoding WD repeat-containing protein 76, which gives rise to MSSVARKRKAAAKDLTPEAPVRRSSLRRPAAPKSLCYSPVITENSKKKKTKSPIEKNAEKKQVKDEDETENSAVEPTSNGYGGLSEYELKRLENIKQNQAFLSSINLLQATEDLKRSTRRKCLQKGLRSQPSVKEVLPVRKSQRLQNKAAEVRTLPPKPRGSLVFEEFHRDKKPAGPLLMDAINMEEDFSLPSELLELCSEDTKERTTKLSLNKYSSALKKMTITANSVAKVVKDRIFSAAFHPCSSSLLLAAGDKLGKVGLWNLGADWGDDGILLFEPHTRPVGCMAFSTVHPSQLLTLSYDGSLRCMDVEKAVFDDVYNINDVLKTFAFLSDDCSTLVVGNWFGEVAIVDRRTPGNSHESIHPIDPKTLHCVSVHPLQMQYFAVAESRVVGIYDSRRLKKTKSEPVSQLTGHTLSITSAYFSPSTGNRVLTTCMDNHIRIYDTSLVSSNAPLLKSVRHDMQTDHWLSKLSAVWDPKQEDCFVVGSMMRPRRVQVFHESGKHLHTFTDEENLNTVLSVTALHPTRNALLGGNASGRVHVFS